From one Variovorax sp. PBL-H6 genomic stretch:
- the araD gene encoding L-arabinonate dehydratase — translation MANEGTSRKTLDQLRSQRWFASDDIRGFAHRQRMQQQGLAREEFMGRPVIGIINTWSELSPCHAHLRERAEAVKRGVLQAGGYPLELPALSLGEVMVKPTTMIYRNLLAIETEELLRSLPLDGAVLMGGCDKTTPGLIMGALSMDIPAIFLPAGPMLNDRYKGQAVGAGTHTKKFFAEYSIGNIGKTEWIDLEARMTRTPGTCNTMGTASTMTAIAEALGLTLPGAMSIPAVDAEHSRMAWRCGERAVAMVWEDLRPSRIVTKASFTNAVAAYMALGGSTNAAVHLPAMAGRAGIALSLDELDAIAREVPVIANLYPSGEKLMEDFHYAGGLPAVLNKIAPHLDLSARTVTGRTLGEDIAGRATDDHQTILDPETPLRKGDADCPEAGIALAVLRGNLCPDGAVIKPSAASPALLRHTGRALVFDSNAEMLAAMADPGLDCDESTVLVLRNGGPVGGPGMPEWGNLPIPKKLLQRGVRDMLRISDARMSGTHYGTCILHVSPESAVGGPLALVRTGDTIRFDIGERRLDMLVGEEELAERRKAWTPPAQDYVRGYTKIFQREVTQAHLGCDFASLAGNAPTPEPPIY, via the coding sequence ATGGCCAACGAAGGCACCTCACGCAAGACGCTCGACCAGCTGCGCAGCCAGCGATGGTTCGCGAGCGACGACATCCGCGGCTTCGCCCACCGCCAGCGCATGCAGCAGCAGGGGCTCGCACGCGAGGAGTTCATGGGCCGGCCGGTGATCGGCATCATCAACACCTGGAGCGAGCTCTCGCCCTGCCATGCGCACCTGCGCGAGCGTGCCGAGGCGGTCAAGCGCGGCGTGCTGCAGGCCGGCGGCTACCCGCTCGAGCTGCCGGCGCTGAGCCTGGGCGAGGTGATGGTGAAGCCCACCACCATGATCTACCGCAACCTGCTGGCCATCGAGACCGAAGAACTGCTGCGCAGCCTGCCGCTGGATGGTGCGGTGCTGATGGGCGGCTGCGACAAGACCACGCCGGGCCTCATCATGGGCGCGCTGTCGATGGACATCCCGGCCATCTTCCTGCCCGCCGGCCCGATGCTCAACGACCGCTACAAGGGTCAGGCCGTCGGCGCGGGCACGCACACCAAGAAGTTCTTCGCCGAGTACAGCATCGGCAACATCGGCAAGACCGAGTGGATCGACCTCGAGGCGCGCATGACGCGCACGCCCGGCACCTGCAACACCATGGGCACCGCCAGCACCATGACCGCGATCGCGGAAGCCCTGGGCCTGACCCTGCCCGGGGCGATGAGCATTCCGGCCGTGGATGCCGAACACAGCCGCATGGCCTGGCGCTGCGGCGAGCGCGCGGTGGCCATGGTGTGGGAGGACCTGCGGCCCTCGCGCATCGTGACCAAGGCTTCGTTCACGAATGCCGTGGCCGCCTACATGGCACTCGGTGGCTCGACCAACGCCGCGGTGCATCTTCCGGCAATGGCCGGCCGTGCGGGCATCGCGCTCTCGCTGGACGAGCTCGATGCGATCGCGCGCGAGGTGCCGGTGATCGCCAACCTCTATCCCTCGGGTGAGAAGCTGATGGAGGACTTCCACTACGCGGGCGGGCTACCCGCGGTGCTGAACAAGATTGCGCCGCACCTCGACCTGAGCGCGAGGACGGTCACCGGCCGCACGCTTGGCGAGGACATCGCCGGGCGTGCAACGGATGACCACCAGACCATCCTCGACCCGGAGACGCCGCTGCGCAAGGGCGACGCCGACTGCCCCGAGGCGGGCATCGCGCTTGCGGTGCTGCGCGGCAACCTGTGCCCGGACGGCGCCGTGATCAAGCCCTCGGCTGCGAGCCCGGCGCTGCTGCGCCATACCGGCCGCGCGCTGGTCTTCGACTCCAACGCCGAGATGCTGGCCGCGATGGCCGACCCCGGGCTCGACTGCGACGAATCGACCGTGCTGGTGCTGCGCAACGGCGGTCCGGTCGGCGGACCCGGCATGCCGGAGTGGGGCAACCTGCCGATCCCGAAGAAGCTGCTGCAGCGCGGCGTGCGCGACATGCTGCGCATCTCCGATGCCCGCATGAGCGGCACGCACTACGGCACCTGCATCCTGCATGTCTCGCCCGAGTCGGCGGTGGGCGGGCCGCTGGCGCTCGTGCGCACGGGCGACACGATCCGCTTCGACATCGGCGAACGGCGTCTCGACATGCTGGTGGGCGAGGAAGAACTGGCCGAGCGCCGCAAGGCCTGGACCCCGCCGGCCCAGGACTACGTACGCGGCTACACGAAGATCTTCCAGCGCGAGGTGACGCAGGCCCACCTGGGCTGCGATTTCGCGAGCCTGGCCGGCAACGCGCCCACGCCCGAGCCGCCGATCTACTGA
- a CDS encoding aldolase/citrate lyase family protein, with product MPSRNLFKHALAARQPQIGCWSTLATPYISELLAGAGFDWLLLDTEHAPSNPVLMLQQLQAVQAEREKPVSAVVRPPWNDTVMIKQYLDIGAQTLLLPFVQNRGEAEAAVAAVRYPPRGIRGMGGTMRASRFGRDTDYVAQAERELCVLVQVETAEALERLEEIANVDGIDGVFIGPGDLSASMGVAGQVNHPTVRAAIDRAFARILACGKAPGILMIDEARARECLDLGALFVAVTHDQVLMRKAADEVAARFKNKPIAGGGTATY from the coding sequence ATGCCTTCACGCAACCTCTTCAAGCACGCGCTGGCCGCGCGGCAACCGCAGATCGGCTGCTGGTCCACGCTGGCCACGCCCTACATTTCCGAGCTGCTCGCCGGCGCGGGCTTCGACTGGCTGCTGCTCGACACCGAGCATGCGCCGAGCAATCCCGTGCTGATGCTGCAGCAGCTGCAGGCGGTGCAGGCCGAGCGGGAAAAACCGGTCTCGGCCGTCGTGCGTCCCCCCTGGAACGACACGGTGATGATCAAGCAGTACCTGGACATCGGTGCGCAGACGCTGCTACTGCCGTTCGTGCAGAACCGCGGGGAAGCCGAGGCCGCCGTGGCCGCCGTGCGCTACCCGCCTCGCGGCATCCGGGGCATGGGCGGCACCATGCGCGCGTCCCGCTTCGGCCGCGACACCGACTACGTGGCGCAGGCCGAGCGCGAGCTGTGCGTGCTGGTGCAGGTGGAGACGGCCGAGGCACTGGAGCGGCTGGAGGAGATCGCCAACGTCGACGGCATCGACGGCGTCTTCATCGGGCCCGGCGACCTGTCGGCCAGCATGGGCGTGGCGGGGCAGGTCAACCATCCGACCGTGCGCGCCGCCATCGATCGGGCTTTCGCGCGCATCCTCGCCTGCGGCAAGGCGCCCGGCATCCTGATGATCGACGAGGCGCGCGCGCGCGAATGCCTCGATCTCGGCGCGCTGTTCGTGGCGGTCACGCACGACCAGGTGCTGATGCGCAAGGCCGCGGACGAGGTCGCCGCGCGCTTCAAGAACAAGCCGATCGCCGGCGGCGGCACCGCCACCTACTGA